The following proteins are co-located in the Spea bombifrons isolate aSpeBom1 chromosome 3, aSpeBom1.2.pri, whole genome shotgun sequence genome:
- the CCT4 gene encoding T-complex protein 1 subunit delta isoform X1, giving the protein MPDISAPKVAVAAPGAAGNGAGKRKGAYQDKDKPAQIRFSNISAGKAVADAVRTSLGPKGMDKMIQDGKGDVTITNDGATILKQMQVLHPAAKMLVELSKAQDIEAGDGTTSVVVIAGALLESCTNLLQKGIHPTTISESFQLAVEKGVEILSNMGTPVELSDRETLLNSASTSLNSKVVSQYSSLLAPMCVDAVMNVIDPLTANSVDLRDIKIVKKLGGTIDDCELVEGLVLTQKTANTGVTRVEKAKIGLIQFCLSAPKTDMDNQIVVSDYAQMDRVLREERTYILNLVKQIKKAGCNVLLIQKSILRDALSDLALHFLNKMKIMVIKDIEREDIEFICKTIGTKPVAHIDQFTPDMLASAEMAEEVSLNGSGKLVKITGCANPGKTVSIVVRGSNKLVIEEAERSIHDALCVIRCLVKKRALIAGGGAPEIELALRLNEYARTLSGMESYCIRAFADAMEVIPSTLAENAGLNPISTVTELRNRHAQGEKTAGINIRKGGISNILEELVVQPLLVSISSLTLATETVRSILKIDDVVNTR; this is encoded by the exons ATGCCGGACATCTCTGCTCCAAAAGTGGCCGTAGCCGCCCCCGGGGCTGCTGGTAACGGCGCAGGGAAGAGGAAGGGTGCTTACCAGGATAAGGATAAGCCGGCCCAGATCCGCTTTAGCAATATCTCAGCCGGGAAGG CTGTTGCTGATGCTGTTAGGACCAGTCTTGGACCAAAAGGCATGGACAAAATG aTTCAAGATGGAAAAGGAGACGTAACCATCACAAATGATGGAGCAACGATCTTGAAACAAATGCAGGTTCTTCACCCGGCAGCAAAGATG TTGGTTGAGTTGTCTAAAGCCCAGGACATTGAAGCTGGTGATGGAACTACATCTGTTGTCGTTATTGCTGGAGCATTGTTGGAATCCTGTACCAATCTCCTGCAGAAAG GGATTCACCCCACTACCATTTCAGAGTCATTTCAGCTGGCAGTAGAGAAAGGAGTTGAAATCTTGAGTAATATGGGAACCCCCGTAGAGTTAAGTGACAGAGAAACACTACTGAACAGTGCATCGACTTCACTGAACTCAAAG GTTGTGTCTCAGTATTCCAGCTTGCTTGCACCAATGTGTGTTGATGCAGTAATGAATGTGATTGATCCACTGACAGCAAATAGCGTGGACCTCAGAGATATAAAAATTGTCAAGAAACTTGG TGGAACCATTGATGATTGTGAACTGGTCGAAGGCCTTGTGCTCACGCAGAAAACCGCAAATACGGGTGTAACGCGGGTAGAAAAGGCAAAGATCGGCCTGATACAGTTTTGTTTGTCTGCTCCAAAAACAGAT ATGGACAACCAAATTGTGGTATCTGACTATGCCCAAATGGACAGAGTTTTGCGTGAGGAAAGAACATATATCCTTAACCTTGTGAAGCAGATTAAGAAGGCTGGTTGTAATGTGCTGCTGATTCAGAAGTCAATTCTAAG GGATGCACTTAGTGATCTGGCCTTACATTTCTTGAATAAGATGAAAATAATGGTGATTAAAGATATTGAGAGAGAAGACATTGAGTTCATTTGTAAG ACAATTGGAACCAAGCCTGTTGCACACATTGACCAATTCACTCCTGATATGTTGGCATCTGCTGAGATGGCTGAGGAAGTTAGTCTGAACGGTTCTGGCAAATTGGTAAAG ATAACGGGCTGTGCAAACCCAGGAAAAACGGTTTCAATTGTCGTTCGTGGGTCCAACAAACTTGTGATTGAAGAGGCAGAACGCTCCATTCATGATGCCCTTTGTGTTATCAGGTGTTTGGTAAAGAAAAG GGCTCTAATTGCCGGAGGTGGCGCTCCTGAGATTGAATTAGCCCTGCGTTTGAATGAATATGCCAGAACACTGAGTGGCATGGAGTCCTACTGTATCAGAGCCTTTGCAGATGCCATGGAAGTTATTCCATCCACACTGGCTGAGAACGCAGGTCTTAACCCAATATCAACCGTGACAGAACTGAGAAACAGACATGCACAGGGCGAGAAAACCGCTGGAATAAATATCCGAAAG gGAGGAATTTCTAATATCTTGGAAGAACTCGTCGTTCAGCCGTTATTGGTGTCCATCAGCTCCCTTACTCTGGCTACGGAAACTGTGCGCAGTATTCTGAAGATCGATGATGTG gTAAACACAAGATAA
- the CCT4 gene encoding T-complex protein 1 subunit delta isoform X2 — translation MPDISAPKVAVAAPGAAGNGAGKRKGAYQDKDKPAQIRFSNISAGKAVADAVRTSLGPKGMDKMIQDGKGDVTITNDGATILKQMQVLHPAAKMLVELSKAQDIEAGDGTTSVVVIAGALLESCTNLLQKGIHPTTISESFQLAVEKGVEILSNMGTPVELSDRETLLNSASTSLNSKVVSQYSSLLAPMCVDAVMNVIDPLTANSVDLRDIKIVKKLGGTIDDCELVEGLVLTQKTANTGVTRVEKAKIGLIQFCLSAPKTDMDNQIVVSDYAQMDRVLREERTYILNLVKQIKKAGCNVLLIQKSILRDALSDLALHFLNKMKIMVIKDIEREDIEFICKTIGTKPVAHIDQFTPDMLASAEMAEEVSLNGSGKLVKITGCANPGKTVSIVVRGSNKLVIEEAERSIHDALCVIRCLVKKRALIAGGGAPEIELALRLNEYARTLSGMESYCIRAFADAMEVIPSTLAENAGLNPISTVTELRNRHAQGEKTAGINIRKGGISNILEELVVQPLLVSISSLTLATETVRSILKIDDVVST, via the exons ATGCCGGACATCTCTGCTCCAAAAGTGGCCGTAGCCGCCCCCGGGGCTGCTGGTAACGGCGCAGGGAAGAGGAAGGGTGCTTACCAGGATAAGGATAAGCCGGCCCAGATCCGCTTTAGCAATATCTCAGCCGGGAAGG CTGTTGCTGATGCTGTTAGGACCAGTCTTGGACCAAAAGGCATGGACAAAATG aTTCAAGATGGAAAAGGAGACGTAACCATCACAAATGATGGAGCAACGATCTTGAAACAAATGCAGGTTCTTCACCCGGCAGCAAAGATG TTGGTTGAGTTGTCTAAAGCCCAGGACATTGAAGCTGGTGATGGAACTACATCTGTTGTCGTTATTGCTGGAGCATTGTTGGAATCCTGTACCAATCTCCTGCAGAAAG GGATTCACCCCACTACCATTTCAGAGTCATTTCAGCTGGCAGTAGAGAAAGGAGTTGAAATCTTGAGTAATATGGGAACCCCCGTAGAGTTAAGTGACAGAGAAACACTACTGAACAGTGCATCGACTTCACTGAACTCAAAG GTTGTGTCTCAGTATTCCAGCTTGCTTGCACCAATGTGTGTTGATGCAGTAATGAATGTGATTGATCCACTGACAGCAAATAGCGTGGACCTCAGAGATATAAAAATTGTCAAGAAACTTGG TGGAACCATTGATGATTGTGAACTGGTCGAAGGCCTTGTGCTCACGCAGAAAACCGCAAATACGGGTGTAACGCGGGTAGAAAAGGCAAAGATCGGCCTGATACAGTTTTGTTTGTCTGCTCCAAAAACAGAT ATGGACAACCAAATTGTGGTATCTGACTATGCCCAAATGGACAGAGTTTTGCGTGAGGAAAGAACATATATCCTTAACCTTGTGAAGCAGATTAAGAAGGCTGGTTGTAATGTGCTGCTGATTCAGAAGTCAATTCTAAG GGATGCACTTAGTGATCTGGCCTTACATTTCTTGAATAAGATGAAAATAATGGTGATTAAAGATATTGAGAGAGAAGACATTGAGTTCATTTGTAAG ACAATTGGAACCAAGCCTGTTGCACACATTGACCAATTCACTCCTGATATGTTGGCATCTGCTGAGATGGCTGAGGAAGTTAGTCTGAACGGTTCTGGCAAATTGGTAAAG ATAACGGGCTGTGCAAACCCAGGAAAAACGGTTTCAATTGTCGTTCGTGGGTCCAACAAACTTGTGATTGAAGAGGCAGAACGCTCCATTCATGATGCCCTTTGTGTTATCAGGTGTTTGGTAAAGAAAAG GGCTCTAATTGCCGGAGGTGGCGCTCCTGAGATTGAATTAGCCCTGCGTTTGAATGAATATGCCAGAACACTGAGTGGCATGGAGTCCTACTGTATCAGAGCCTTTGCAGATGCCATGGAAGTTATTCCATCCACACTGGCTGAGAACGCAGGTCTTAACCCAATATCAACCGTGACAGAACTGAGAAACAGACATGCACAGGGCGAGAAAACCGCTGGAATAAATATCCGAAAG gGAGGAATTTCTAATATCTTGGAAGAACTCGTCGTTCAGCCGTTATTGGTGTCCATCAGCTCCCTTACTCTGGCTACGGAAACTGTGCGCAGTATTCTGAAGATCGATGATGTGGTGAGTACTTAA
- the FAM161A gene encoding protein FAM161A, with product MAKSHRDSVLAAACVQTPVNPVTRTPCTLYERKQEESQRNRHPLTSNTGHESERTSEDGTDSDSDTERNQHGKSCESKGWFFDISKIQNSDKEYYIQLEQLKNAHLQNMAQLERMYEQKLKLKGVQNINTDQEVNKNCFRSMWDKTNLHPAVYHEGNDFHCNVSSALSENSLSESSDGGHCSDSEESMSAREKIFQMWNDFSVDDYIQNSTYVNHSKEKCQTSKSKSKKWSHRITIPEPFQMTIRETKKKETNMKSKSEIELENKLLKKALEEEAECQKKFRANPVPASVYLPLYHEIVGRNEERRKFVKEKSKEILLASQKPFKFIEREKHKKEVQKKQLSGLSASRNNVKYFKAKPVPRSIYGSSAKERLKEEELYRDIRIHMRAQELLHNSSYPTSTLASRSAAVSRKTRCYEPKEEPEHKPKIKESIPNFEALHQKQHKRLLKAKHSKHVTVCDPFHLRTEHISHTGKIIKNIEADEDNLNETRWPYKSPRKWTPVKSPRDSSLPSDEALSKALRSTESSKKRQQAIRKSIEEKNKIEEEWKRKRARQKHKEKLLKKHICSRAKAIDPLQRAALLSRRKLNELRKQEKQRTKEYLQELEEMKDRVNKKPLLLERASQKNARLSAEKHYSTVLQNLGLREDFVSQKGQTSHLKDVARIEQHSMDEDGSEGTLELEDLQDDGYSYKDESEDSEIEDENQGDYSTDDDHTEDEM from the exons ATGGCGAAGTCGCACCGTGACTCGGTTCTCGCTGCTGCTTGTGTCCAGACCCCGGTAAACCCTGTCACTCGGACACCGTGTACCCTATACGAGCGGAAACAGGAGGAGAGCCAGCGAAATAGACACCCGCTAACCTCAAACACCGGGCACGAGTCTGAGAGGACATCGGAG GATGGCACTGATTCGGATTCTGACACGGAAAGAAACCAACATGGCAAGAGCTGTGAAAGTAAAGGTTGGTTTTTTGACATCTCCAAAATACAGAATTCAGACAAAGAATACTACATACAGCTGGAACAACTAAAGAACGCTCATCTACAGAACATGGCACAACTAGAAAGAATGTATGAACAGAAACTGAAGCTAAAGGGGGTTCAGAACATTAATACTGACCAGGAGGTCAACAAAAACTGCTTCAG GTCAATGTGGGACAAAACAAATTTGCACCCAGCTGTGTATCATGAGGGCAATGATTTCCACTGTAATGTTTCTTCTGCCTTATCAGAAAACTCACTTAGTGAATCGTCTGATGGAGGACATTGTAGTGATTCAGAAGAGTCCATGTCTGCCAGGgagaaaatatttcaaatgtggAATGATTTTTCAGTGGATGATTATATACAAAATTCCACATATGTCAATCACAGCAAGGAGAAATGTCAAACTAGCAAAAGCAAGTCCAAAAAGTGGTCCCACAGAATAACCATCCCTGAACCTTTTCAGATGACCATTAGAGAAACCAAGAAAAAGGAGACGAATATGAAATCAAAGTCTGAAATAGAACTTGAAAATAAGTTGTTGAAAAAAGCTCTAgaagaggaggcagagtgtcagaAGAAGTTCAGAGCTAACCCTGTCCCAGCTTCTGTCTACCTGCCACTGTATCACGAAATAGTAGGGAGGAATGAGGAGAGGCGCAAATTTGTGAAAGAGAAAAGCAAAGAGATTCTTTTAGCATCTCAAAAACCCTTCAAATTCATAGAGCGAGAAAAACACAAGAAAGAAGTTCAGAAGAAACAACTCTCTGGTCTTTCAGCTTCAAGAAACAATGTAAAGTATTTTAAGGCAAAACCAGTCCCTAGATCTATTTACGGAAGCTCAGCCAAGGAGAGGCTAAAAGAAGAGGAGTTGTATAGAGATATCAGAATACATATGAGAGCACAAGAACTGCTACATAATTCCTCATACCCTACCAGTACGCTAGCTTCTAGGAGTGCTGCGGTGAGTAGGAAGACAAGATGCTACGAACCAAAAGAAGAACCAGAGcacaaaccaaaaataaaagaatctaTACCTAACTTTGAAGCTCTCCATCAAAAGCAACATAAACGTTTGTTAAAAGCCAAACATTCAAAGCACGTTACGGTTTGTGATCCTTTTCATTTGCGGACCGAACACATTTCCCATACaggaaaaattattaaaaacattgaaGCAGATGAGGACAACTTAAATGAAACTCGTTGGCCATATAAGTCCCCAAGGAAATGGACACCAGTTAAATCCCCCAGAGACAGCTCATTGCCCAGTGATGAGGCATTATCTAAAGCTCTGAGATCAACAGAATCTTCCAAAAAAAGGCAGCAAGCCATCAG GAAgtctatagaagaaaaaaataaaattgaagaaGAGTGGAAAAGGAAACGAGCCAGACAGAAACACAAAGAGAAACTATTGAAGAAACATATTTGTTCCAGAGCTAAAGCTATCGACCCACTCCAAAGAGCAGCTCTGTTGTCCCGTAGAAAATTAAATGAGTTGAG GAAACAGGAAAAACAGAGAACTAAAGAATACTTACAGGAATTGGAAGAAATGAAAGATCGAGTCAACAAGAAGCCACTTTTGTTGGAAAGAGCATCGCAG AAAAATGCTCGTCTCTCTGCTGAAAAGCACTACTCTACAGTGCTACAGAACCTGGGATTGCGCGAGGATTTTGTTTCACAAAAAGGACAAACATCTCATCTGAAAGATGTTGCCAGAATCGAGCAACACAGCATGGATGAAGACGg CAGTGAAGGCACTTTGGAATTAGAGGACTTGCAAGATGACGGATATAGCTATAAAGATGAATCGGAGGATTCTGAAATTGAAGATGAGAACCAGGGAGATTACAGCACAGATGATGATCACACGGAGGATGAAATGTAA